One region of Vallitalea okinawensis genomic DNA includes:
- a CDS encoding TRAP transporter small permease gives MNILAKIDKVIDASLKSITLICLITLFILLSLNVFFRFVPVYSMGWFDEIVELSFAYLSFFGAAFLWKRRDHSRIDFIVEKYSNTKIEYFVELGINILGLIFVLFLFWFSMDLIARATAWSPIFKISRKVFYLCLPLSAAVMAIYAFKDIIIYTALLFGKDLRSKEAYNDY, from the coding sequence ATGAATATATTAGCAAAGATTGATAAAGTAATCGATGCGTCTCTGAAGAGTATCACTTTAATATGTCTCATTACTCTATTTATTCTTCTGTCTCTTAACGTGTTCTTTCGATTTGTTCCTGTTTACTCCATGGGATGGTTTGATGAGATTGTAGAATTGTCATTTGCTTATTTAAGCTTTTTTGGTGCAGCTTTTCTATGGAAGAGGAGAGATCATTCAAGAATTGATTTTATAGTAGAGAAGTATTCTAATACGAAAATAGAGTACTTTGTTGAACTGGGAATTAATATACTAGGTCTTATTTTTGTATTATTCTTATTCTGGTTCAGTATGGATTTAATTGCACGCGCTACAGCGTGGTCGCCCATATTTAAAATATCACGAAAAGTTTTTTATTTATGTCTTCCATTATCAGCAGCTGTTATGGCTATCTATGCATTCAAGGATATCATCATTTATACAGCATTGCTGTTTGGAAAAGACTTGAGAAGTAAGGAGGCTTACAATGATTATTAG
- a CDS encoding TRAP transporter large permease has translation MIAFLIFIVLVGLILLGVPIAVSLGITSIGAFIALGEGQNLLMMAQRMYSSTTGFTLLAIPFFILAGNLMNTGGITKKIFDFAESCVGHVWGGLGQVNILASVIFSGMSGAAVADAAGLGMIEIKAMTDSGYDKQFSAAITAASSTIGPVIPPSIPFVIYGAMTGVSVGSLFLAGFIPGILMAVTMCFAVYFVSRKRNYPRQEKKPLSIRLEAFKKAILPLMTPIIIIGGILSGWFTATEAAIIACIYAMILGGLVYKEIKLKDLIKILTNTVVHTVKVMFIISAAGFFGWLLTYLKIPEGIIRGLTSISDNKYIILLIIIMILVVLGCFLEGIAVLLITIPIFMPIILQLGVDPIQFGVIMILASMIGLLSPPVGMCLYAVASISDVKVGALSKEVLPYMLGIFLVLLSVAFIPQISLILPSIFG, from the coding sequence TTGATAGCATTCTTAATTTTTATCGTGTTAGTGGGATTGATACTACTGGGTGTACCCATTGCAGTAAGTTTGGGAATTACATCAATTGGTGCTTTCATTGCATTAGGCGAAGGACAGAATTTACTCATGATGGCTCAAAGGATGTATTCTTCTACAACTGGTTTTACGTTACTTGCCATACCTTTTTTCATTTTAGCAGGTAATCTAATGAACACTGGAGGCATAACCAAGAAGATATTTGATTTTGCAGAGTCCTGCGTAGGGCATGTTTGGGGAGGGCTTGGGCAGGTTAATATACTTGCCAGTGTTATCTTCTCGGGAATGTCAGGTGCTGCTGTTGCAGATGCAGCAGGGTTAGGTATGATTGAAATAAAAGCCATGACAGATAGCGGCTATGACAAGCAATTTTCAGCAGCTATTACAGCTGCGTCATCCACCATTGGACCAGTTATACCACCGAGTATTCCTTTTGTTATATACGGTGCAATGACCGGTGTTTCCGTAGGAAGCTTATTTTTAGCAGGTTTTATACCTGGTATTTTAATGGCAGTAACCATGTGTTTTGCTGTTTATTTTGTATCCCGTAAAAGAAATTATCCAAGGCAAGAAAAAAAGCCTTTATCAATTCGTCTAGAGGCTTTTAAAAAGGCTATTCTACCTTTGATGACCCCCATCATTATCATTGGAGGTATCTTAAGTGGCTGGTTTACAGCAACTGAAGCAGCTATTATAGCTTGTATTTATGCCATGATCTTAGGTGGGCTTGTGTATAAAGAAATAAAATTGAAGGACTTAATAAAAATACTTACCAATACTGTGGTACATACAGTCAAGGTCATGTTTATCATATCAGCAGCAGGATTCTTTGGATGGTTATTAACCTATCTGAAGATACCAGAAGGAATCATTCGAGGACTTACCTCTATTAGTGATAATAAGTACATTATTTTATTAATCATCATTATGATCCTTGTTGTACTAGGTTGTTTCTTGGAAGGCATTGCAGTGTTACTGATTACCATACCGATTTTCATGCCTATTATTCTTCAACTAGGTGTCGACCCTATTCAATTTGGAGTCATCATGATTCTTGCATCTATGATTGGGTTGCTATCTCCACCAGTAGGTATGTGCCTTTATGCAGTGGCTAGTATCAGTGATGTGAAAGTCGGTGCTTTGAGTAAAGAAGTATTGCCTTATATGCTAGGAATCTTCTTAGTGTTATTATCAGTAGCATTTATACCACAAATTTCTCTCATTCTACCAAGTATATTTGGTTAG
- a CDS encoding TRAP transporter substrate-binding protein, with product MLKMKKIMSLVLAVVMLISFVGCGAEEKPASEKTAASTEETEKKAEEPAAEPVSDPIIIKLAHYAEAGHPADIAANEFAEKVEERTEGQVVIEVYPANMLGSPDEVLEQNILGALDMSLPTQGHLSKYSQKFATVMMPFVFNDYDHVYKVLDGPFMEWASPDLEAQGLVFLSNWDWGFRNITNNQREINSPDDVVGLKLRTPPEVQLQAAMEALGANVTQIAFSELIMSLKQGVVDGQENPLSVIYYNNLFEAQDNLAITQHVYNSMVNVMSKKTWDTLTEEQQAIVKEESINAGNKMRTMMQEQDQELISKLEAEGMKVTYPDRSLFKDQMQPAYDAIADYAGQENVDAFLKMCEDNQ from the coding sequence ATGTTAAAAATGAAAAAGATCATGAGTTTAGTATTAGCAGTAGTCATGTTAATAAGTTTTGTTGGATGTGGTGCAGAAGAAAAGCCTGCATCAGAAAAAACAGCAGCAAGTACAGAGGAAACTGAAAAGAAAGCAGAAGAGCCAGCAGCTGAACCAGTATCAGATCCAATAATTATTAAGTTAGCACATTATGCAGAAGCAGGACACCCAGCTGATATCGCGGCTAATGAATTTGCTGAAAAGGTTGAAGAGAGAACAGAAGGTCAAGTTGTTATCGAAGTTTATCCAGCCAATATGTTAGGAAGCCCAGATGAAGTATTAGAGCAAAATATCCTTGGAGCCCTTGATATGAGCTTACCAACTCAAGGTCATTTAAGCAAGTATTCACAAAAGTTTGCAACGGTTATGATGCCATTTGTATTCAATGATTATGACCATGTTTATAAAGTTTTAGATGGTCCTTTCATGGAATGGGCATCACCAGATTTAGAAGCTCAAGGTTTGGTATTCTTATCTAACTGGGATTGGGGATTTAGAAATATTACCAATAATCAGCGTGAGATTAACTCACCTGATGATGTAGTAGGTCTTAAACTTAGAACACCACCAGAAGTTCAATTACAGGCAGCTATGGAAGCTTTAGGTGCTAATGTAACACAAATTGCATTCAGTGAATTAATCATGTCTTTGAAGCAAGGTGTTGTTGACGGACAGGAAAACCCATTATCCGTTATCTACTACAATAATCTATTTGAAGCACAAGACAATTTAGCCATTACACAACATGTTTATAACTCTATGGTTAACGTTATGAGCAAAAAGACATGGGATACTCTAACTGAAGAGCAACAAGCCATTGTGAAGGAAGAAAGTATTAATGCAGGTAATAAAATGCGTACCATGATGCAAGAACAAGATCAAGAATTAATCAGCAAGTTAGAAGCAGAAGGTATGAAAGTTACTTATCCTGACAGATCATTATTTAAAGATCAAATGCAACCAGCTTATGATGCAATCGCTGATTATGCAGGTCAAGAAAATGTTGATGCATTCTTAAAAATGTGCGAAGACAATCAATAA
- a CDS encoding cupin domain-containing protein translates to MSENNKQYVYSIEDLPDTVIVPEENITTKFLVGDNLMVSFIEVPEGATFPIHTHDAEQIMIVLEGIEEHEVGGKKIRMTAGDVCVHPPGVPHGGHTPTGIKAIDIFAPPRVSHVELMKEQGTYPDENGVYPKKK, encoded by the coding sequence ATGTCAGAAAACAACAAACAATATGTATACAGCATTGAGGATTTACCAGATACAGTTATTGTACCTGAAGAAAATATTACGACTAAGTTTTTAGTTGGTGACAATCTAATGGTGAGTTTTATTGAAGTACCAGAGGGAGCAACTTTTCCAATACATACCCATGACGCAGAACAAATTATGATCGTTCTCGAAGGTATTGAGGAGCATGAGGTAGGTGGTAAGAAAATAAGGATGACAGCTGGAGACGTTTGCGTACATCCACCAGGAGTACCACATGGAGGACATACACCAACAGGTATTAAAGCAATTGATATATTTGCACCACCTCGCGTATCACATGTTGAATTAATGAAGGAGCAAGGTACTTATCCAGATGAGAATGGGGTTTATCCAAAGAAAAAGTAA
- a CDS encoding AraC family transcriptional regulator yields MGLFKRLFIMLLAVIVLPALIIMIVNYNITKEFIEEETKLANHQILQQTKVASDTIIHQTENISYQISVNNQVLKFFHSNLDPNIYEEYEVLDQVYDVSLNFLGGTPYIEEISIYSISNDLLISTKKTEHPAVSVKTPDYLKKMADQYSDQKWIEPNATGVFWAQFDGLQFVRFIYTNGNELEGFVVIQLKNDDFNRIINEMYIKKTGFILVADQTGKIILNTDKGFHSLIDLNINYDWFEEDENYQKVEIDDKEYLLSLVTSNYNQWKYLALVDTSEINEKMAVIRYNTLFLSGLFLVVAFFLALAMSKGIYNPIKLIQHALMGEEVKEKAKLNYFLLGENEFADINLSIHTLRDELSDQKQLKSLIENEITELRIQQETNAAKLKKYFFYRLIRGEKIDEAELTTQLKRYDIAKDDYYQILLIDLGFKEVMRDEEVKKHDEVRQNLIAQVYQLFTKDEIVEHYYEVNDRLILILRTDHENSQEVYSQKNYQKAETIQKAMLSKFDRKMTIALSQEVAFDHIQQVYEESFEALKYNLILGSQQIIKSKELEKGTGAKRLSYDYRKYLNNSMRSFSLEECKTIVLELQKVIKSDLGYVRDYAYYYKDVLNIIIGFLYEIQYVNASDLEELSGSFAEFEHKFTNIDEATNWIIRFMTNIFNFLQSANAKETNPMIMDVLKIIEEGYMKDLSLTELSERMGVTVPYLSKLFKEEMKVNFKEYLTVYKIEKSKQLLLHSSNTIQEVAELVGYNNSLQFTRMFKKYEHITPAAYRRTQEKN; encoded by the coding sequence ATGGGATTATTTAAACGACTATTTATCATGTTACTTGCTGTTATCGTGTTACCTGCATTAATTATCATGATAGTTAATTATAATATAACGAAAGAATTCATCGAAGAGGAAACGAAGCTTGCTAATCATCAGATTTTGCAGCAAACAAAAGTGGCTTCGGATACCATTATTCATCAGACAGAGAATATTTCTTATCAGATTAGTGTCAATAATCAAGTTCTGAAATTCTTTCATAGTAACCTTGACCCTAATATATATGAAGAATATGAGGTACTTGATCAAGTCTATGATGTATCACTGAACTTCCTAGGTGGTACACCTTATATTGAAGAAATATCGATTTATAGTATATCCAATGATTTATTAATATCAACTAAAAAGACAGAACATCCTGCTGTATCCGTTAAGACACCTGATTACTTAAAGAAAATGGCGGATCAATATTCTGATCAAAAGTGGATAGAACCCAATGCGACAGGGGTATTTTGGGCTCAATTTGATGGGTTGCAGTTTGTAAGATTTATTTATACCAATGGTAATGAATTAGAGGGCTTTGTTGTTATACAACTAAAGAATGATGATTTCAATCGTATCATTAATGAGATGTATATTAAGAAAACAGGCTTCATTCTAGTTGCAGATCAAACAGGAAAAATCATTTTAAATACGGATAAGGGTTTTCATAGTCTTATAGATCTCAACATTAACTATGATTGGTTCGAAGAGGATGAAAACTACCAGAAAGTTGAAATTGACGATAAAGAATACTTACTATCCTTGGTGACTTCTAATTATAATCAGTGGAAGTATTTAGCCTTAGTGGATACCAGTGAAATCAATGAGAAGATGGCAGTGATACGCTACAATACACTTTTCTTAAGTGGTTTGTTCTTAGTAGTAGCATTTTTCTTAGCTCTAGCAATGTCAAAAGGTATCTATAATCCTATTAAGTTGATTCAACATGCTTTAATGGGAGAGGAAGTAAAAGAAAAAGCCAAGTTAAATTATTTCTTATTAGGTGAGAATGAGTTTGCTGATATTAATCTGAGCATCCATACTTTAAGAGATGAGCTAAGTGATCAAAAACAGCTAAAATCATTGATTGAAAATGAAATTACTGAATTACGCATCCAACAAGAAACCAATGCAGCTAAACTGAAAAAGTATTTCTTCTATCGATTAATTAGAGGAGAAAAAATTGATGAGGCAGAATTGACTACTCAATTAAAGCGTTATGATATAGCAAAAGATGATTATTATCAGATTTTACTTATAGATTTAGGTTTTAAAGAAGTCATGAGAGATGAAGAAGTGAAGAAACATGATGAAGTTCGTCAAAATCTTATTGCCCAAGTGTATCAGCTATTTACCAAAGATGAGATAGTAGAACACTATTATGAAGTGAATGATCGATTGATTCTAATATTGCGAACTGACCATGAAAATAGTCAGGAAGTCTATAGTCAAAAGAATTACCAGAAAGCTGAGACAATACAAAAAGCGATGCTTTCAAAGTTTGATAGAAAGATGACCATTGCATTAAGTCAAGAGGTTGCTTTTGATCATATACAACAAGTTTATGAAGAAAGTTTTGAAGCATTGAAATACAACTTAATTTTAGGCAGTCAGCAGATTATTAAGAGTAAAGAATTAGAAAAGGGAACAGGAGCAAAAAGGCTTTCCTATGACTATAGAAAGTATTTAAACAACAGTATGCGTTCATTTTCCTTAGAAGAATGTAAGACCATTGTATTGGAATTGCAAAAAGTTATAAAAAGTGATTTAGGTTATGTAAGAGACTATGCCTATTATTATAAAGATGTCTTGAATATTATCATTGGATTTTTATATGAAATTCAATATGTGAATGCATCTGACTTAGAGGAGTTAAGTGGCAGCTTCGCTGAGTTTGAACACAAATTTACGAATATTGATGAAGCCACTAATTGGATTATTCGATTTATGACCAATATCTTTAATTTCCTTCAATCTGCTAATGCAAAAGAGACAAATCCAATGATCATGGATGTTCTTAAAATCATTGAAGAAGGGTATATGAAGGATTTAAGTTTAACAGAACTATCGGAAAGAATGGGTGTAACAGTGCCCTATCTATCTAAATTATTTAAGGAAGAAATGAAAGTTAATTTCAAAGAGTATTTAACAGTTTATAAAATTGAAAAATCAAAGCAATTGTTATTACATTCTAGTAACACTATTCAAGAAGTAGCTGAACTAGTAGGTTATAATAATTCCTTACAGTTTACAAGGATGTTTAAGAAATATGAGCATATAACGCCTGCAGCTTATCGACGGACACAGGAAAAAAATTAA
- a CDS encoding SIMPL domain-containing protein produces the protein MNPYMPYYNPYRPPRGKESRYDCERVISVEGIGSMTVEPDIVQISTGVVTMGEDAKVAQNENQEIMSKVISSIKANGVEDKDIKTVSYLVRPDYDYTQGGKTFKGYEVRQLVQINVRDIENADKIINDAIESGANIQQDMQFRVSNYKEYYDEALDLAVTDSFEKAMNIAESHGMVISEEPVKLQETSSVLQQGRYRGGFLVLSESETTETGTVLVQGRVSTEFQIL, from the coding sequence TTGAATCCTTATATGCCATACTATAATCCATATCGACCTCCAAGAGGCAAAGAGAGTAGATATGACTGTGAGAGAGTTATTAGTGTAGAAGGAATAGGAAGTATGACAGTTGAGCCTGATATCGTTCAAATATCAACTGGAGTAGTAACCATGGGGGAAGATGCAAAGGTAGCACAGAACGAGAATCAAGAAATAATGAGTAAAGTGATTAGTAGTATTAAAGCTAACGGTGTTGAAGATAAAGATATTAAAACAGTGTCCTATCTGGTGAGACCTGATTATGATTATACCCAGGGCGGAAAAACATTTAAAGGTTATGAAGTGAGACAATTAGTTCAAATAAACGTAAGGGATATTGAAAATGCAGATAAGATCATTAATGACGCCATTGAAAGTGGTGCCAACATACAGCAGGATATGCAGTTTAGAGTTAGTAACTATAAGGAATATTATGATGAAGCATTAGACTTAGCTGTAACTGACAGTTTTGAAAAAGCTATGAATATTGCTGAATCACATGGCATGGTCATTAGTGAAGAACCTGTTAAATTGCAAGAAACTAGTAGTGTTTTACAGCAAGGGAGATATAGAGGCGGCTTTCTAGTACTATCAGAATCTGAGACCACAGAAACTGGTACGGTCCTAGTTCAAGGTAGAGTAAGCACAGAATTTCAAATATTATAA
- a CDS encoding helix-turn-helix domain-containing protein, with amino-acid sequence MQFFNNVNPLLEKFIRHYWYVYAEENESFKQKLLLPMDHVDLIMTLGDSFIYARNEEKYEPESIHIHGIRESSVQITQPRKIQALGISFTPWGFYFLAKQPMNQFINKIVNLSVINHLLWNELFAHMMEFNNPSEFIKTIEQSLIKYIETNEREELDCKIIEDFLQCSTIKDYCEINGISIRRLERIFTKYIGTSPKKFMDIIKFEESARGVMNDKASRLTDLSYKYGYYDQPHFTKVFKGYTYYSPRDFQSKKPALKSDLHYE; translated from the coding sequence ATGCAATTCTTTAATAACGTTAATCCATTACTGGAGAAGTTTATTCGCCATTATTGGTATGTTTATGCTGAAGAGAATGAGTCATTTAAGCAAAAGTTGTTGTTGCCTATGGATCATGTTGATTTAATTATGACTCTGGGAGATTCATTTATTTATGCTAGAAATGAAGAAAAATATGAACCGGAAAGCATACATATTCATGGCATAAGAGAGAGTTCAGTACAAATAACTCAACCAAGAAAGATTCAAGCCTTAGGAATTAGTTTTACGCCATGGGGGTTTTATTTCTTGGCAAAACAACCAATGAACCAGTTTATTAATAAAATTGTAAATCTGAGTGTTATAAATCATTTGCTATGGAATGAGTTATTTGCTCATATGATGGAATTTAATAATCCTTCTGAATTCATAAAAACAATAGAGCAATCATTGATAAAGTACATTGAAACTAATGAACGAGAAGAACTTGACTGTAAAATCATTGAGGATTTTTTACAATGCTCAACTATAAAAGATTATTGCGAAATTAATGGAATATCAATACGGAGATTAGAACGTATTTTTACAAAATATATCGGCACAAGTCCCAAAAAGTTCATGGATATTATAAAATTTGAAGAATCAGCGAGAGGTGTTATGAATGACAAGGCATCTAGACTAACAGATCTTTCATATAAGTACGGGTACTATGATCAGCCCCACTTTACTAAAGTTTTTAAAGGTTATACTTATTATTCACCAAGAGATTTCCAGTCAAAAAAACCAGCATTAAAATCAGATTTGCATTATGAATAG
- a CDS encoding SHOCT domain-containing protein: MRHKIRPSKQMSKFTFFIGILFCIIGVIFLVFAASSGIFIGVPFLLIWTGIAVYITYYHYRNGFTDNPIGLYDIDVEESNPKKEENFGDKLRELEQLKADGLITESEYRKKRSEIMDKEW; this comes from the coding sequence ATGCGTCACAAAATCAGACCCAGTAAACAAATGTCTAAGTTCACTTTCTTTATTGGTATCCTTTTTTGTATCATTGGTGTTATCTTTTTAGTTTTTGCAGCATCATCAGGTATCTTCATTGGTGTACCGTTCTTGTTAATATGGACAGGTATAGCTGTCTACATTACATATTATCATTATAGGAATGGCTTCACTGATAACCCTATTGGGCTCTATGATATAGATGTTGAAGAGAGTAACCCAAAGAAAGAAGAAAATTTCGGAGATAAGCTTAGAGAATTAGAACAATTAAAAGCTGATGGTCTCATTACAGAATCTGAATACAGAAAGAAACGTTCAGAAATAATGGATAAAGAATGGTAA
- a CDS encoding aminotransferase-like domain-containing protein — translation MIDYYGNEITWVPKIEKSNTPLYIQIAECIAKDIEEGVLSSGAKLPPQRIIANYLNINHSTVTRAYKRCEERGLIKGIIGSGTFVTSNAGIPDNVLSKEEDHVIEMGSVLPLYQINKHIEIEMKRINELVDYKLVLKYAPPEGHSKHRYITSQWLTKNGILTEPDNILITSGSQNALSVLLMGLFNKGDRIAVDSFTYTGIKNITSLIGIILIPVKSDRDGMDVDDLNKICQREKVKGIYLIPSCHNPTSISMPIERREALSEVIKKNHMLLIEDGTFSFTEVELTTSLTDLLPEQSFYIHGTSKALSPALRISYIRSPKHYVKKLVQVLNSLTWMASPLNAEIVSLFIKTSLYDKIIKIKLEELKKRNTIFNETMKGYDILHSQFSMFRYVKLPSQLDDIIIENDCYKKGVQVFSSKRFSIGLNTEHNALRIAISSPKSIEEMNEGLQIVKEVLDNHQNERSIIV, via the coding sequence ATGATCGATTACTATGGGAATGAAATTACTTGGGTTCCAAAGATAGAAAAATCAAATACCCCATTGTATATACAGATTGCAGAATGCATCGCAAAAGATATTGAAGAAGGTGTTTTGAGCAGTGGAGCGAAATTACCACCACAAAGAATTATTGCAAATTACTTAAATATTAATCATAGTACAGTTACGAGAGCCTATAAACGATGTGAAGAAAGAGGTTTGATAAAAGGAATAATAGGTAGTGGCACATTTGTAACGAGTAATGCAGGCATTCCAGATAATGTATTATCTAAAGAGGAAGATCATGTGATCGAGATGGGATCAGTTCTACCTTTATACCAGATCAACAAGCATATTGAAATAGAAATGAAACGAATAAATGAATTAGTTGACTATAAGTTAGTATTAAAATATGCACCACCTGAAGGTCATAGTAAACACCGTTATATTACTTCACAATGGCTTACCAAGAATGGTATCCTTACAGAACCTGATAATATACTTATAACATCTGGGTCACAAAATGCACTCTCTGTTTTATTAATGGGGTTATTTAATAAAGGTGATAGAATTGCTGTAGATTCTTTTACCTACACAGGGATTAAAAATATAACTTCCCTTATTGGTATTATACTTATTCCTGTGAAAAGTGATAGGGATGGTATGGATGTGGATGACCTAAATAAAATCTGTCAACGTGAAAAGGTAAAAGGAATATATCTTATACCCAGCTGTCATAATCCAACCAGTATTTCAATGCCTATTGAAAGAAGAGAAGCGTTGAGTGAAGTCATCAAGAAGAATCATATGCTTTTGATAGAAGATGGTACCTTTAGTTTTACAGAGGTAGAGTTGACTACGTCACTAACAGACTTATTACCAGAGCAAAGTTTTTATATCCATGGCACCTCTAAAGCCTTAAGTCCTGCACTAAGGATTTCCTATATAAGATCACCAAAGCATTATGTTAAAAAACTTGTACAAGTGCTTAATAGTTTAACTTGGATGGCTTCTCCATTGAATGCAGAAATTGTATCTCTATTTATAAAGACATCTTTGTATGATAAAATTATTAAAATAAAATTAGAAGAACTGAAGAAAAGAAATACAATATTTAATGAAACCATGAAAGGATATGATATACTTCACTCACAGTTCAGCATGTTTCGATATGTGAAGCTACCTAGCCAGCTGGATGATATCATAATTGAAAATGATTGCTACAAAAAGGGTGTTCAAGTTTTTTCATCAAAACGATTTTCTATAGGATTAAACACGGAACATAATGCCTTACGAATTGCTATAAGTTCGCCTAAAAGCATAGAGGAGATGAATGAGGGACTTCAAATAGTTAAGGAAGTTTTAGATAATCATCAAAATGAAAGAAGTATTATCGTGTAG
- a CDS encoding pyridoxal phosphate-dependent decarboxylase family protein, with protein sequence MQHRYRSKILDEIRNHSLDSDLKLAHQFALDYINNVDDMPVFPKPNDLDSLKVFDSPLGDEPEKTEDILTQLHQYGSPATVAQTGGRYFGFVCGGILPSALASKWLTDAWDQNPAMYVLSPVASKIEAVTEKWLIGLLGLPPETVAGYVSGSSTATIIGLTIGRNYLLKNLGYDVFGQGLFNAPEIKVVLGEGAHSTIYKALSIIGLGNERIHKVPCDDQGRIQVDQMPPLDHKTLLILQAGHVNTGNFDDFQTLCTMAKEAGAYVHVDGAFGLWAAANPEFKHLTDGVQLADSWSVDGHKTLNTPYDSGIILCRHRQLLINSMHMVGSYIILSEDRDNMLYTSEMSRRTRAIDLWATLKGLGRKGVAELVWELHKKAVYFGDLLKEGGLDMLNDIVFNQVLVRFKSDEKTDTLIKMVQDSGVCWLGGAKWQGQSVMRISVSSYKTTYEDIDTSAEDILRLARELDS encoded by the coding sequence ATGCAACATAGATATAGAAGTAAAATTCTAGACGAAATACGCAATCACTCATTGGATTCTGACCTAAAATTAGCTCACCAATTTGCCCTTGATTACATCAATAATGTAGATGATATGCCTGTTTTCCCAAAACCTAATGATTTAGACAGTCTTAAGGTATTTGATAGTCCATTAGGAGATGAACCAGAAAAAACAGAAGATATTCTAACTCAGCTACACCAATATGGAAGTCCAGCAACTGTTGCTCAGACAGGTGGACGTTACTTTGGTTTCGTCTGTGGTGGCATATTACCATCTGCTCTAGCTTCTAAATGGTTAACTGATGCTTGGGATCAAAATCCAGCTATGTATGTATTATCGCCGGTTGCATCAAAGATTGAGGCAGTAACAGAAAAGTGGTTAATTGGCTTGTTAGGATTGCCACCTGAAACAGTGGCTGGCTATGTCAGTGGCAGTTCAACTGCTACAATTATTGGATTAACTATAGGAAGGAATTATCTCTTAAAGAACCTAGGATATGATGTCTTTGGGCAAGGATTATTTAATGCTCCTGAGATAAAAGTTGTTCTTGGAGAAGGAGCCCACTCCACAATTTATAAAGCTCTCTCCATTATCGGTTTAGGTAATGAGCGGATTCACAAAGTACCATGCGATGACCAGGGGCGTATTCAAGTTGACCAAATGCCTCCTCTAGATCATAAAACCTTGTTAATCCTACAAGCTGGTCATGTGAATACTGGCAACTTTGATGACTTTCAAACTTTATGTACCATGGCAAAAGAAGCTGGAGCCTATGTCCATGTGGATGGTGCTTTTGGTCTATGGGCTGCTGCTAATCCTGAATTTAAACACCTAACAGATGGTGTTCAATTAGCTGACTCTTGGTCAGTTGATGGTCATAAGACATTAAATACCCCTTATGATAGTGGTATCATTCTATGCAGACACAGACAACTATTAATTAATTCCATGCATATGGTCGGGTCATATATTATCCTCAGTGAAGATCGAGACAACATGCTGTACACTTCTGAAATGTCCAGGAGAACAAGGGCAATCGATTTGTGGGCTACACTAAAAGGATTAGGAAGAAAAGGTGTTGCTGAACTTGTATGGGAACTTCACAAGAAAGCAGTCTACTTCGGTGATCTGCTTAAAGAAGGTGGTTTAGATATGCTCAATGACATTGTATTTAACCAAGTTCTTGTACGCTTTAAATCCGATGAAAAAACAGATACTCTTATTAAGATGGTCCAAGACTCTGGCGTCTGTTGGTTAGGCGGTGCTAAATGGCAAGGTCAATCTGTCATGCGCATTAGTGTAAGTTCCTATAAAACGACCTATGAAGATATAGATACATCTGCTGAAGATATTCTTAGACTGGCAAGAGAATTAGATAGTTAG